One window of the Conexibacter sp. SYSU D00693 genome contains the following:
- a CDS encoding zinc ribbon domain-containing protein, which translates to MKSPLSRIRRSKDAPEEQPTTALDPAAAAAPPPAPGEQPTVAQPPVGTEQPTASLWDAAQQQAPPTEPPAAVVPPADAAGLPAGVAPEETRSSSFRDRGRVRRRLRYLRRVRELGFRDLGGLVFDLHRFDRQGEHLVRGKLAALAAVDAELRALERALDERRDVLELREPGIAACPRCGALHGSDARFCPSCGVPLRGSRAIAEVADLSGVGPLMPQPGAGLGAAPQRPAGPAWAQHPPLPDPPPAERPADPATSGQAAPAARPQAGADQPTEVLRPSDGAPADHS; encoded by the coding sequence CCGAGGAGCAGCCCACGACGGCGCTCGACCCGGCCGCCGCGGCGGCCCCGCCGCCCGCTCCGGGCGAGCAGCCCACGGTCGCCCAGCCGCCCGTCGGCACCGAGCAGCCGACCGCCTCGCTGTGGGACGCCGCGCAGCAGCAGGCGCCGCCGACCGAGCCGCCCGCGGCCGTCGTCCCGCCCGCGGACGCCGCCGGCCTGCCCGCCGGCGTCGCGCCCGAGGAGACCCGCAGCTCGAGCTTCCGCGACCGCGGCCGCGTCCGTCGCCGCCTGCGCTACCTGCGCCGCGTCCGCGAGCTGGGCTTCCGCGACCTCGGCGGCCTGGTCTTCGACCTGCACCGCTTCGACCGCCAGGGGGAGCACCTCGTCCGCGGCAAGCTCGCCGCGCTCGCGGCGGTCGACGCCGAGCTGCGCGCCCTCGAGCGCGCGCTCGACGAGCGCCGCGACGTCCTCGAGCTGCGCGAGCCCGGCATCGCCGCCTGCCCGCGCTGCGGCGCGCTGCACGGCTCCGACGCGCGCTTCTGCCCGTCCTGCGGCGTCCCGCTGCGCGGCTCGCGCGCGATCGCCGAGGTCGCCGACCTCTCCGGCGTCGGCCCGCTGATGCCCCAGCCCGGTGCCGGCCTCGGCGCCGCGCCGCAGCGTCCGGCCGGTCCGGCGTGGGCCCAGCACCCGCCGCTGCCCGACCCGCCGCCCGCCGAGCGTCCCGCCGACCCGGCCACGTCCGGGCAGGCCGCGCCGGCAGCGCGCCCGCAGGCGGGCGCCGACCAGCCGACCGAGGTCCTGCGCCCCTCGGACGGGGCGCCGGCCGACCACTCGTGA
- a CDS encoding hydantoinase/oxoprolinase family protein — MLLGVDVGGTFTDAVLVDGGRVVTAKAPTTPHDQSEGVLAAVELALAEAGRDAGAVEAFAHGMTVATNALLEGRGARTALVATEGFTDVLELGRQARPELYRLCVAGPAPLVPAELRVAAPERTGPEGVRRALDDDGARAVAGAVAALEPEAVAVVLLHGYRHPEHEQRLGAALRERLGDGVHVSLSHEVTATFREVERGVTTEVDAALSPLLAAYLRRLGERAAGAGLPEPSIMQSSGGLTSSATAAGHAALTVLSGPAGGAAAAALLSERLGEPDLLCFDMGGTSCDVCVVEDGQVRETAGREVGDRPLALPMVDIHTVGAGGGSIAWRDPGGALRVGPRSAGADPGPACYGRGGTEPTVTDANLLLGRLDPDAALSGVRLDRDAAHAAVAGLAEQLDLDVEACAAGIVRVADAEMVRALRVMTVQRGVDPRGFALLAFGGAGPLHAAHVAQELGVRRVLVPAASGVLSALGLAAADRRADAQRTVLLRGEALDDAALRAALEDVGAQARAQLGDEHAALTTTWEVRYAGQSHELAVRCGPDAAEVREAFAAEHEARYGYRDDDGEVEVVTVRVRAALPGPEVGWDAPEQDAPGGGPLALALRGSTVWVPEGWHARYDPTGTLVLEDRR; from the coding sequence GTGTTGCTGGGCGTCGACGTGGGAGGCACGTTCACGGACGCCGTCCTCGTCGACGGCGGCCGGGTCGTCACGGCCAAGGCGCCGACCACGCCCCACGACCAGTCCGAGGGCGTCCTCGCCGCCGTCGAGCTCGCCCTCGCCGAGGCCGGCCGGGACGCCGGCGCCGTCGAGGCCTTCGCCCACGGCATGACCGTGGCGACCAACGCGCTGCTCGAGGGCCGCGGCGCCCGCACCGCCCTCGTCGCCACCGAGGGCTTCACCGACGTCCTCGAGCTCGGCCGCCAGGCGCGGCCCGAGCTGTACCGGCTGTGCGTCGCGGGTCCCGCGCCGCTCGTGCCCGCCGAGCTGCGGGTGGCCGCGCCCGAGCGCACGGGCCCCGAGGGCGTGCGCCGCGCGCTCGACGACGACGGTGCCCGCGCGGTCGCCGGGGCGGTGGCGGCGCTGGAGCCCGAGGCCGTCGCCGTCGTCCTGCTGCACGGCTACCGCCACCCCGAGCACGAGCAGCGCCTCGGCGCGGCGCTGCGCGAGCGGCTGGGCGACGGCGTCCACGTCTCGCTCTCCCACGAGGTCACCGCGACGTTCCGCGAGGTCGAGCGCGGCGTGACCACCGAGGTCGACGCCGCGCTCTCCCCCCTGCTGGCCGCCTACCTGCGCCGGCTGGGCGAACGCGCCGCGGGCGCCGGACTGCCCGAGCCGTCGATCATGCAGTCCAGCGGCGGGCTGACGAGCTCGGCGACCGCGGCGGGCCACGCCGCCCTCACCGTCCTCAGCGGTCCCGCCGGCGGCGCGGCCGCCGCCGCGCTGCTCAGCGAGCGCCTGGGCGAGCCCGACCTGCTGTGCTTCGACATGGGCGGGACGTCGTGCGACGTGTGCGTCGTCGAGGACGGCCAGGTGCGCGAGACCGCGGGCCGGGAGGTCGGCGACCGGCCGCTCGCGCTGCCGATGGTCGACATCCACACCGTCGGTGCCGGCGGCGGCTCGATCGCCTGGCGGGACCCGGGGGGCGCGCTGCGCGTCGGCCCGCGCAGCGCCGGGGCCGACCCGGGACCCGCGTGCTACGGCCGCGGGGGGACCGAGCCGACGGTCACCGACGCGAACCTCCTGCTCGGCCGGCTGGACCCGGACGCCGCGCTCTCCGGGGTGCGGCTCGACCGCGACGCCGCGCACGCCGCGGTCGCCGGCCTGGCCGAGCAGCTCGACCTCGACGTCGAGGCCTGCGCCGCCGGGATCGTCCGCGTCGCCGACGCCGAGATGGTCCGCGCGCTGCGCGTCATGACGGTGCAGCGCGGCGTCGACCCGCGGGGGTTCGCGCTGCTGGCCTTCGGCGGCGCGGGCCCGCTGCACGCCGCGCACGTCGCGCAGGAGCTCGGCGTCCGGCGCGTCCTGGTCCCGGCGGCCTCCGGCGTGCTCAGCGCGCTCGGCCTCGCCGCCGCCGACCGCCGCGCCGACGCCCAGCGCACCGTCCTGCTGCGCGGGGAGGCGCTCGACGACGCCGCCCTGCGGGCGGCGCTCGAGGACGTCGGCGCCCAGGCCCGCGCACAGCTGGGCGACGAGCACGCGGCCCTCACGACGACGTGGGAGGTCCGCTACGCCGGCCAGTCCCACGAGCTCGCCGTCCGCTGCGGGCCCGACGCCGCGGAGGTCCGCGAGGCCTTCGCCGCCGAGCACGAGGCCCGCTACGGCTACCGCGACGACGACGGCGAGGTGGAGGTCGTCACCGTCCGGGTGCGCGCCGCCCTGCCCGGCCCCGAGGTCGGCTGGGACGCGCCGGAGCAGGACGCCCCCGGCGGCGGCCCGCTCGCCCTGGCCCTGCGCGGCTCGACCGTCTGGGTCCCCGAAGGCTGGCACGCCCGCTACGACCCGACCGGGACGCTCGTGCTGGAGGACCGCCGGTGA
- a CDS encoding L-aspartate oxidase, with protein MAAGPTVLQADVCVVGAGAAGLYAALTAAQQGAQVVLVSATPLAQTASYWAQGGIAAALAVEDSADLHRKDTERAGRGIVRRTAANLLCREAPHVVRDLEALGVRFDADRRGRLSLGLEGGHTVRRVVHAGGSATGRRVVRDLSAIVAEDRRITVLEGSRASAAWTADGRCFGVALEDGRAVQARATILATGGAAALWSRTTNPPGSLGIGLQLAREAGAALADLEFVQFHPTAVTGIPGREGFLVTEAIRGEGATLHDAHGERFVEELAPRDEVARAIAGTMREQGTTHVLLDMREVDPLKFPNVVGALRDSGLDPATELVPVAPASHYVMGGVVCDLDGGSTVPGLYAVGESACTGLHGANRLASNSLTECFVLGKRAALAGLDEPTGQPDTAPPTETAIEVPSWETRQALWHHAGIEREREGLQRLTDDPHPLARLVAACAILREESRGAHRRSDFPETDPALDGHHTVVRNGHAAFERWA; from the coding sequence ATGGCGGCGGGTCCCACTGTCCTGCAGGCCGACGTGTGCGTCGTCGGCGCCGGCGCGGCCGGCCTCTACGCGGCGCTCACCGCGGCCCAGCAGGGCGCGCAGGTCGTGCTCGTCTCCGCCACCCCCCTGGCGCAGACCGCGAGCTACTGGGCCCAGGGCGGCATCGCCGCCGCGCTCGCCGTCGAGGACTCCGCCGACCTGCACCGCAAGGACACCGAGCGCGCGGGACGCGGGATCGTCCGGCGCACCGCCGCGAACCTCCTGTGCCGCGAGGCGCCGCACGTCGTCCGCGACCTCGAGGCGCTCGGCGTGCGCTTCGACGCCGACCGTCGCGGCCGCCTCTCCCTCGGGCTCGAGGGCGGCCACACGGTCCGCCGCGTCGTGCACGCCGGCGGCAGTGCCACGGGCCGGCGCGTCGTGCGCGACCTCAGCGCCATCGTCGCCGAGGACCGCCGCATCACCGTGCTCGAGGGCTCGCGCGCCTCGGCCGCCTGGACCGCCGACGGGCGCTGCTTCGGCGTCGCGCTCGAGGACGGCCGCGCCGTCCAGGCCCGCGCGACGATCCTCGCCACCGGCGGCGCCGCCGCGCTCTGGTCCCGGACGACGAACCCGCCGGGCAGCCTCGGCATCGGCCTGCAGCTCGCGCGCGAGGCGGGCGCCGCGCTCGCCGACCTCGAGTTCGTGCAGTTCCACCCCACCGCCGTCACGGGCATCCCCGGCCGTGAGGGCTTCCTCGTGACCGAGGCCATCCGCGGCGAGGGCGCGACGCTGCACGACGCCCACGGCGAGCGCTTCGTCGAGGAGCTCGCGCCTCGCGACGAGGTCGCCCGCGCGATCGCGGGCACGATGCGCGAGCAGGGGACGACCCACGTCCTGCTCGACATGCGCGAGGTCGACCCGCTGAAGTTCCCCAACGTCGTCGGCGCCCTGCGCGACAGCGGCCTGGACCCCGCCACGGAGCTCGTCCCCGTCGCCCCCGCCTCGCACTACGTGATGGGCGGCGTGGTCTGCGACCTCGACGGCGGCAGCACCGTCCCCGGCCTCTACGCCGTCGGTGAGAGCGCCTGCACGGGGCTGCACGGGGCGAACCGCCTCGCCTCGAACTCGCTCACCGAGTGCTTCGTCCTGGGCAAGCGCGCCGCGCTCGCCGGCCTCGACGAGCCGACGGGCCAGCCGGACACCGCGCCGCCCACGGAGACGGCGATCGAGGTCCCGAGCTGGGAGACCCGCCAGGCGCTGTGGCACCACGCCGGGATCGAGCGCGAGCGCGAAGGCCTCCAGCGGCTGACGGACGACCCGCACCCACTGGCGCGCCTCGTCGCGGCATGCGCCATCCTGCGTGAGGAGTCGCGCGGCGCCCACCGTCGCAGCGACTTCCCAGAGACGGACCCCGCGCTGGACGGCCACCACACCGTCGTGCGCAACGGCCACGCCGCCTTCGAGCGCTGGGCCTGA
- a CDS encoding histone deacetylase, translating to MAPPVLFSHPSSLEHDPGPHPERPERITAVMDALEARGWLGFERRESPACDLELIERVHPRRHVLGIQELCAIGGGAIDMDTVVSEGSWHAAVHGSGGAVAMVDALLGEGAPAGAAIHRPPGHHAEPARAMGFCLFNHVAVAAQRALDAHGVSRVLVLDWDVHHGNGTDAIFRARDDVLFVSIHQSPLYPGTGGAGERGVGDGAGYTLNVPVPGGSGDETFCSVVEHAVVPLARAYAPELVLVSAGFDAHADDPLAGCRVTDGGFAAMAGSVTRLAVELDVPVGFVLEGGYELGALARGCCEALAVLGGAAAAPAVDGLAVHPLAEEALARLREGGPLAV from the coding sequence GTGGCGCCGCCCGTCCTGTTCTCGCACCCGTCGTCGCTCGAGCACGACCCGGGCCCGCACCCCGAGCGCCCCGAGCGGATCACCGCGGTGATGGACGCGCTCGAGGCGCGCGGCTGGCTGGGCTTCGAGCGCCGCGAGTCCCCGGCCTGCGACCTCGAGCTCATCGAGCGGGTGCACCCGCGCCGGCACGTCCTGGGCATCCAGGAGCTGTGCGCGATCGGCGGCGGGGCGATCGACATGGACACCGTCGTCAGCGAGGGCTCGTGGCACGCCGCGGTCCACGGCTCCGGCGGGGCGGTGGCGATGGTCGACGCGCTGCTGGGGGAGGGCGCGCCGGCGGGGGCCGCGATCCACCGGCCCCCCGGCCACCACGCCGAGCCGGCGCGCGCCATGGGCTTCTGCCTCTTCAACCACGTCGCGGTGGCGGCGCAGCGGGCGCTGGACGCGCACGGCGTGTCGCGGGTGCTGGTCCTCGACTGGGACGTCCACCACGGCAACGGGACCGACGCGATCTTCCGCGCGCGCGACGACGTGCTCTTCGTGTCGATCCACCAGTCGCCGCTGTACCCGGGGACCGGCGGGGCGGGGGAGCGCGGCGTCGGCGACGGCGCGGGCTACACGCTCAACGTCCCGGTCCCGGGCGGCTCGGGCGACGAGACCTTCTGCTCGGTCGTCGAGCACGCGGTCGTGCCTCTCGCGCGCGCGTACGCGCCCGAGCTGGTGCTGGTGAGCGCCGGGTTCGACGCCCACGCGGACGACCCGCTGGCGGGGTGCCGGGTGACCGACGGCGGGTTCGCCGCGATGGCGGGGTCCGTGACGCGCCTGGCGGTGGAGCTCGACGTCCCGGTCGGGTTCGTGCTCGAGGGCGGCTACGAGCTGGGGGCGCTGGCGCGGGGGTGCTGCGAGGCGCTGGCCGTGCTGGGCGGTGCGGCGGCGGCGCCGGCCGTGGACGGGCTGGCCGTGCACCCGCTCGCGGAGGAGGCGTTGGCGCGGTTGCGCGAGGGCGGGCCGCTGGCGGTCTGA